The Narcine bancroftii isolate sNarBan1 chromosome 6, sNarBan1.hap1, whole genome shotgun sequence genome window below encodes:
- the dlk2 gene encoding protein delta homolog 2 isoform X2, giving the protein MVTLWKMVLALWMLCSFLQGVEAVPCVPGCNLAHGHCEEAGACRCDPGWEGELCEQCVRSPGCMHGNCHQPWQCICESGWTGRFCDKDIHPCIHQAPCKNDGQCFNDGEGDYWCTCPEGFYGKNCELQAGPCAKARSPCRNGGTCWDENGFAATFVCRCLAGFVGPQCETDVDDCLMRPCANGATCQDAVNRFTCQCPAGFEGRFCTVNQDDCASAPCQNGAKCYDRIADFDCVCPEGYSGKTCADSLQSHNGELVTKAALIGGYRENGYNVRSVTDHQPWNSHLLPVSASNARRWPQHGPSHGASGGRQESGKMQLKVAVKEVIAESREAVTKQQVVWLSTFGALTLLLAVATIVVVVVHRSGHWCTKGHLQCWGQQTDPSPEQEGHMAFLRPTSAQARKIST; this is encoded by the exons GTGTGGAGGCAGTTCCCTGTGTACCTGGCTGTAATCTCGCACATGGACACTGTGAGGAGGCTGGTGCCTGCAG GTGTGACCCTGGATGGGAAGGGGAGCTTTGTGAACAGTGTGTCCGATCTCCAGGTTGCATGCATGGAAATTGTCACCAGCCCTGGCAGTGCATCTGTGAGAGCGGCTGGACTGGAAGATTCTGCGATAAAG ACATTCACCCGTGCATTCACCAGGCGCCCTGTAAGAATGACGGTCAATGTTTTAATGACGGTGAGGGTGATTACTGGTGTACCTGCCCTGAAGGGTTCTATGGGAAGAACTGTGAGCTGCAGGCAGGTCCTTGTGCCAAAGCACG ATCTCCCTGCAGGAATGGTGGAACATGTTGGGATGAGAATGGATTTGCTGCCACATTTGTATGCAGATGCCTGGCGGGATTTGTGGGCCCTCAGTGTGAGACAGATGTGGATGACTGTTTGATGCGCCCATGTGCCAATGGGGCCACATGTCAGGACGCGGTCAACCGCTTCACCTGCCAGTGCCCTGCTGGCTTTGAAGGGCGCTTCTGCACTGTCAACCAGGACGACTGTGCCAGCGCACCCTGCCAAAATGGAGCCAAGTGCTATGATCGCATTGCAGACTTTGACTGCGTTTGCCCCGAAGGCTACTCTGGGAAAACCTGCGCTGATTCCCTGCAAAGTCACAACGGTGAATTGGTAACCAAAGCAGCACTGATCGGAGGGTACCGTGAAAATGGTTACAATGTTAGAAGTGTGACTGATCACCAACCATGGAACAGCCACCTACTGCCAGTCAGtgccagcaatgccaggagatgGCCTCAGCATGGCCCTTCCCACGGTGCCAGCGGTGGAAGGCAAGAGAGTGGGAAGATGCAGCTGAAGGTGGCAGTGAAGGAAGTgattgcagaaagcagagaagcagTCACAAAGCAACAGGTGGTGTGGCTGAGCACCTTCGGGGCCCTGACATTACTCCTGGCTGTGGCCACCATAGTTGTGGTGGTGGTGCATCGGTCTGGCCACTGGTGCACCAAAGGGCACCTCCAGTGTTGGGGGCAGCAGACGGACCCGAGTCCTGAGCAGGAGGGTCACATGGCTTTCCTACGCCCTACAAGTGCCCAGGCCAGGAAAATTTCCACTTAA
- the dlk2 gene encoding protein delta homolog 2 isoform X1, with product MELKRSTLWPLGIMVTLWKMVLALWMLCSFLQGVEAVPCVPGCNLAHGHCEEAGACRCDPGWEGELCEQCVRSPGCMHGNCHQPWQCICESGWTGRFCDKDIHPCIHQAPCKNDGQCFNDGEGDYWCTCPEGFYGKNCELQAGPCAKARSPCRNGGTCWDENGFAATFVCRCLAGFVGPQCETDVDDCLMRPCANGATCQDAVNRFTCQCPAGFEGRFCTVNQDDCASAPCQNGAKCYDRIADFDCVCPEGYSGKTCADSLQSHNGELVTKAALIGGYRENGYNVRSVTDHQPWNSHLLPVSASNARRWPQHGPSHGASGGRQESGKMQLKVAVKEVIAESREAVTKQQVVWLSTFGALTLLLAVATIVVVVVHRSGHWCTKGHLQCWGQQTDPSPEQEGHMAFLRPTSAQARKIST from the exons GTGTGGAGGCAGTTCCCTGTGTACCTGGCTGTAATCTCGCACATGGACACTGTGAGGAGGCTGGTGCCTGCAG GTGTGACCCTGGATGGGAAGGGGAGCTTTGTGAACAGTGTGTCCGATCTCCAGGTTGCATGCATGGAAATTGTCACCAGCCCTGGCAGTGCATCTGTGAGAGCGGCTGGACTGGAAGATTCTGCGATAAAG ACATTCACCCGTGCATTCACCAGGCGCCCTGTAAGAATGACGGTCAATGTTTTAATGACGGTGAGGGTGATTACTGGTGTACCTGCCCTGAAGGGTTCTATGGGAAGAACTGTGAGCTGCAGGCAGGTCCTTGTGCCAAAGCACG ATCTCCCTGCAGGAATGGTGGAACATGTTGGGATGAGAATGGATTTGCTGCCACATTTGTATGCAGATGCCTGGCGGGATTTGTGGGCCCTCAGTGTGAGACAGATGTGGATGACTGTTTGATGCGCCCATGTGCCAATGGGGCCACATGTCAGGACGCGGTCAACCGCTTCACCTGCCAGTGCCCTGCTGGCTTTGAAGGGCGCTTCTGCACTGTCAACCAGGACGACTGTGCCAGCGCACCCTGCCAAAATGGAGCCAAGTGCTATGATCGCATTGCAGACTTTGACTGCGTTTGCCCCGAAGGCTACTCTGGGAAAACCTGCGCTGATTCCCTGCAAAGTCACAACGGTGAATTGGTAACCAAAGCAGCACTGATCGGAGGGTACCGTGAAAATGGTTACAATGTTAGAAGTGTGACTGATCACCAACCATGGAACAGCCACCTACTGCCAGTCAGtgccagcaatgccaggagatgGCCTCAGCATGGCCCTTCCCACGGTGCCAGCGGTGGAAGGCAAGAGAGTGGGAAGATGCAGCTGAAGGTGGCAGTGAAGGAAGTgattgcagaaagcagagaagcagTCACAAAGCAACAGGTGGTGTGGCTGAGCACCTTCGGGGCCCTGACATTACTCCTGGCTGTGGCCACCATAGTTGTGGTGGTGGTGCATCGGTCTGGCCACTGGTGCACCAAAGGGCACCTCCAGTGTTGGGGGCAGCAGACGGACCCGAGTCCTGAGCAGGAGGGTCACATGGCTTTCCTACGCCCTACAAGTGCCCAGGCCAGGAAAATTTCCACTTAA